One region of Helicoverpa zea isolate HzStark_Cry1AcR chromosome 24, ilHelZeax1.1, whole genome shotgun sequence genomic DNA includes:
- the LOC124642296 gene encoding CLIP domain-containing serine protease B9-like, which yields MASIVQCVLTLSVLVSGVWSAQWFRNEQEKCGVEASTNLVHHNPWLVYIEYWRGDTDTEIRCAGTLIDNRHVVTAAHCVRTLKFSRLVARLGEYDLYSKEDCVRGVCADPIVRIDVADIIVHPGYSNKEHDIAILRLAEDAPYTDFIRPICLPSGDLEQDTQFFAAGWGEIPRKGYYSHVKKIIPLPLWTKAECKAAYKYNHIPDHVICAGGEDGIDTCRGDSGGPLTRVRDTIELWGVTSHGNVQCGTKDSPGIYTNVADHMDWILTVLDPQ from the exons ATGGCGTCAATTGTGCAGTGTGTGCTTACCCTAAGTGTCTTGGTTAGTGGAGTTTGGAGTGCTCAGTGGTTCAGAAATG AACAAGAAAAGTGTGGTGTAGAAGCGAGTACGAACCTCGTCCACCACAACCCCTGGCTGGTCTACATTGAGTACTGGCGTGGTGACACTGACACGGAGATCCGATGTGCTGGTACCCTTATTGATAATCGCCATGTTGTCACCGCCGCTCATTGCGTTAGGACTCTTAAGTTCAGTCG TTTAGTCGCCCGTCTTGGCGAATACGACTTATATTCTAAGGAGGACTGCGTGCGAGGAGTGTGCGCTGACCCCATCGTCAGGATCGATGTGGCTGACATCATCGTACACCCAGGTTACAGCAATAAGGAACATGATATTGCTATTCTTAGGCTGGCTGAAGACGCTCCTTATACCG ATTTCATCCGACCCATCTGCCTACCATCCGGAGACCTAGAACAAGACACGCAATTCTTTGCAGCTGGTTGGGGAGAGATCCCCCGAAAGGGCTACTATAGCCACGTAAAGAAGATTATTCCTCTGCCCCTTTGGACCAAGGCTGAATGCAAGGCTGCTTACAAGTACAACCATATTCCTGATCACGTGATCTGCGCTGGTGGTGAAGATGGTATCGATACTTGCAGGGGAGACTCCGGTGGTCCCCTCACCCGGGTAAGAGACACCATCGAGCTATGGGGAGTCACCAGCCACGGAAACGTCCAGTGCGGAACCAAGGATTCACCAGGCATCTATACAAACGTAGCTGATCACATGGATTGGATCCTTACGGTCTTGGATCCACAATAG